Proteins encoded within one genomic window of Heptranchias perlo isolate sHepPer1 chromosome 35, sHepPer1.hap1, whole genome shotgun sequence:
- the LOC137302563 gene encoding uncharacterized protein isoform X3 — translation MLTNASESVNSVDKSHRAECDGSNFQIKRVQAAFQACVTKDEDILLKSYLEGWIELQKRRECKMHATGRGPGGGHIKWWSSQTRRRRCWRSATRSSACPSQTSGDTILTFIKHELMLRMIGMLNKSICSSQHDTSVMMLNIIFCSLPGPSTTAVTGEGDSSEELPASEGAPPHLSEPSTSADAHTSVDPSGQLVGLAPGESPHTSEREQTLVAGAAVESPCRWVHSSPDSAQLDTDAEPWGPSFKRRMIEGQQHIWEVLEQVPRTPCTITERLEESNSCLSGIVAQVSAEMSAMEGRLASIKLQARLTNESNQALTTAVRTQGEQHSTTLNRQSETLQLGLQGIMHILQTVVQLGGRSDVGLAQERDDGKRGHGSGDATQNAPTSHPLPPLNQYPQCCPLSMWLSLPLLMRIIQILTPWPHEQPGEPLLCQRVPPPPSPPPPPPPPALPQC, via the exons CTCACCAATGCTTCTGAGTCAGTGAATTCTGTGGATAAAAGTCACAGAGCAGAGTGTGATGGCAGCAATTTCCAGATCAAGCGGGTCCAAGCTGCGTTCCAGGCTTGTGTGACAAAGGATGAAGATATTTTACTTAAAAGCTACCTTGAAGGATGGATAGAACTCCAAAA gagaagagagtgtaaAATGCACGCGACAGGGCGAGGACCGGGGGGGGGCCACATCAAatggtggtcctcacagacgcggaggaggaggtgttggagatcagccacacgctcgagtgcctgtccgtcacaaacgtctggtgacacaattttaacattcatcaaacatgaattaatgttaagaatgattggcatgttgaacaagtcaatatgctcatcacaacatgacacctctgtgatgatgcttaatattatcTTCtgctctcttccaggcccttcaacgaccgcagtgacaggagagggcgattcctcagaggagctcccggcctctgagggcgcaccgccacatcttagtgagccatccaccagtgcagatgctCACACCTCAGTGGATCCTAgtggtcagttagttgggttggcacctggtgagtcaccacacacaagtgagcgtgagcagacactggtggcaggggcagctgtggagagtccgtgtcggtgggtgcactcctctccagactctgctcagctggacacagatgctgaaccctgggggccatcctttaaaaggagaatgattgagggacagcagcacatttgggaggtactggaacaggtgccacgcacaccctGCACAATAacagagaggctggaggagtccaactcctgcttgagtggaatagtggcacaggtaagtgcggaaatgtctgcgatggagggaaggctagcctccatcaagcttcaagcacgcctcacaaatgagtccaatcaggccctgacaacagccgttcggactcagggtgaacaacattctaccaccttaaacaggcagtcagaaactttacaactgggcttacaaggcatcatgcatatcctccaaactgttgtccagttgggtggtaggagtgatgtgggcctggctcaagagagggatgatggcaaaaggggacatggaagtggggacgccactcaaaacgctcccacatctcatccattgccccctctcaaccagtacccgcaatgctgccccctctccatgtgGCTGAGTCTTCCCCTCCTTATGAGAATCATTCAAATattaactccctggcctcacgagcagccaggtgagccgctgctctgccaacgggttcctcctcctccttctcctcctcctcctcctcctcctcctgctcttcctcaatgttga